The segment taggaattaagttgatttcaaacttgtcaatatatactaaattgttcaattaacaactaccgtagagatggtttagttacaatgaaacctaattttactggaagtgcatgaactttggcacaatctcaccccttctagggggtgacattgtgccaaaaacataaagttaagctaaaaacctaaacactGAACaatagcatgtttataaacaatacacataaatatcagtataaagtagtgcATAtggtccatgaactaagtggactattagggacacggggtcggccaaaaataacgcatcatacaaaaagtttgaacgaaaataacccggggaggtatgaaataactaaaaatgagttcgtagtcaatggacagcttttatatagccagtagcgtttctagggttaacaagatATATGGAGGGCGTGAACCCTACGGGGGCAAATCTATTTgataatttaacaaaagtaaccattacttcgttcgagaactcgcggccgcagaacatgtgacccatcccaccccctcccccctccttaaaactggcagtttatacacggtataatatattcgtcttatattagtgtgtttattcaaagcatctgaaatttccagagaaaaagtaaaaattagtttaacttatttagtttagtttaacTTCTTTAGTTTAACCTGATGCTGGTTTGcttcaaaatggatgatgcaatctaatctgtcaaaatattgcgcTCAATACTAAAGAATGTGAGTATACTAGTGTattctgacgtatttttgttctgtatgtgaaatccacaaattggatcaatcattatgacttggcacaatctcacccccgtaaaGCTAgtaaagtacaaagtttcgaacaatattattttcgtCACCAAatcttatccaacgcataataacctttcaatacattgtaaatgattagtttatataccttcgaaatagcaagttgatgcgatttcttgtttgggttggtttaagcggaacattttttacaagcgttatttccgagtattttgatcgccaactttgaaaccctgtttaggctaaatagtttgctaatattatctgtgttccattcttagttatgaataaatatgttatgttcatgatcattttgaattttggtcaccagtttctatagatataataaattttcacaaataaacatttttggtttttggcacaatctcacccccgtggcacaatttcaccccggatggcggtactctCCGGTGAcaacaagctggattccgtgctgccCTATCACGTGTGGATCATATCACTACAATCCGCATCATCATGGAGCAGAACAACGAACTGTTCGTGTTCGTAGTGGTTATTATTGGTGTGAGGTAGGGTTGCATATTTCCACCGTTGGTGTTTCTCATCGACATGAAAGAAATACTAGCTGGAGCTATTGACAGTAAATCAACTCAAGTATTAACCTGGAACCCTCGAACGATGAAGCAGCTAAATTACGTTGGCTTAACCAAAGACATTCAACCTTTTTCTGTATTCCGATGGATTGATTTGTCAAACCAAAATGGATGGTATTCTCCATTTCGCCAGAATCAAAAGGGTGGGACAACTCGTTTGAATTCCCCAACACCGAATCGATATGTAGATCAAGCTAGACGACCTGTCCGAGTGCTCCCAAGCAACAGATTGTAACCTGTAACCTCTGCAACGCAATCCCCAGTAACAGAGTTTGAGCAGATGGAACCCTTTCGGTATCTTGGTAGCTAGACAATGCTCGTTGGTGGTATCAAGACTAATCACAGATTAGGAAGATCAGCCGTGCCTTTGCAGATCTGCTAAACAACTGGCACCTGTTTGAACAAGATCACTCTACATGCCCAAATGCgtattttctagtaaaatctAAATTCATATTACTGTGATGTGTCTCGGCGGAAGCAACATAAAACTGCAACATTCATCGATGCTTGCGATAATGTCGATATTACCTCCTAGCAAATCAAAAATGAATAGGAGGTAATATCGACAGCCCGGAGCTTCTAAGTCGAGTCCGATTCAACGTACTACCAAGGCATACTGCTACCAAGGCAACGTACTACTAAAGTACTACTCGACGAGCTGATTTCTTTAGGCTTCCATTGCCCCGTACTCAGTGCGCTCAAAACAATGCAATTGACGTATAATACTGTTTCTGACGATTATGATTTTAATGTTACTCGGACTACTTCCAAACTTAGAATAAGTAATTattaagaactgtctgtacgaaatTTCTAAGActagtataaataaataaataaataaataaacgtgCCTGGTGGATTGATAACTGGATGATATACAACGATAACAAAATCCGATAAGCTAGGTAGAAGTTGATCAGAATCGGATACACTTTGTGGAAAGGGGTGAAGGAGATCTGCAGAAGAGCAACTGACGGAAACCCGCAAGGAGAACAAAGACGAGGCAGGCCCAAAGCTCATGGCGAACCTGTCCTGACGACAGGTGAAAACCATAGCGGGTAACCGTCGACAGAGAAGATCTCTGGTTTCATCCCTTCTCTTCTTCACTGGATCGACGGACAAAGATCAATTAGTAAGATGAGTGGCTAGTTCAATGTTTTCAATATTGTACTGTGAACCTCGAGAGACATTTAAAAACCCATGACAGGTGGACAGGTGACATTCAAGTAATATAGTTACTTTCTGGAAATTACTGGAGTTACTGAAGAATTCGGATATTTGCACAATGAATCCATTTAGAAAAACGGATTAAAGGTTGGGTGAAGAACAACCATTTTGTCATCATTTGGCAAATTTTACAGCATAGAATCGCCGCTAACAAAAGCTGTAAACATATTACCCCTTTTCTGACTATTTAGACttctgtgataatcatttaatgaaacCTTCCgcattctttttccttcttgcccTTCTTTTTTACTTCATTGTCCTTGAGCGAGATCGTGCGCGAAATTCGATTGTGATGATCGTACAcgaatcggggtagtctaaatacgggcaaatgtcgcaatataatAACGCGAAATATTGGTTTTATACAGTAAGCTTCGATAGGCGTGTTTTTCTGGCAAAGTGTACATTAGttatttatttcagttttcATAGAATGAATATATTTTCCATTTTCACTAGGACAAATCCATTTGCATTGAACATTCGATGAATGAGTTTGATGTGGTATGCGAACGTAAGCATTTTTAGAACAAGTGTTTGCAATTTGTCGACATCCTTGTCGGTATTGTGTAGAACAGCTGGAACTGCTGGGTATGCAAGGAATGTTTTGGCAGCCCGGCCGTTTAGTGCACGGTTTAAAAGTAGGGCAGCGCATCTTGCATGGAGCGCGTGTTGGACAGATTGGCATGGTTGGCGTGGTGCTGGTAGCTACGTCCGTCGTGGTAGAAGTTGAATAACCATCGGTAGTAGAAGTTGTTTTGGGGCTCGTTGTTGTATCAGTGGAAGAAGTGTCAGTAACTGAAAGGGTAGTTATAATTGTGCTGCTAGTTGACGAACTTGTAGTAGTCGATAATTCTGTGGTAGAAGTTGTTTTAGAAACCGTGCTTGTTGTTTCCGTAGCAGACGTGGTTCCGACAGTTGTGGTGGAAGTAGAGATGTCAGTTGTAGTGGTAGGTGTGCTTGTGGTTGTTGTTTGTTGAATATTAGTAGTAGTAGGAGTAGTAATAGGAATGGATGTGGTACTAGTAGTAGGATCGGTAGAGGTGGTAGTAGTAGTGGGTATTGATGTAGTACTAGTAGTAGGAGTGGatgtggtagtagtagtaggaatGGAAGTGGTGGTAGTAGTGGGAATGGATGTGGTAGTAGTAGTTGGAATGGAGGTGGTAGTAGTAGAAATGGAGGTGGTAGTTGTAGTAGGAATAGAAGTGGTAGTAGTAGTTGGAATGGacgtggtagtagtagtagtagtaggaacAGAAGTGGTGGTAGTAGTGGGAATggatgtagtagtagtaggaatgaaagtggtagtagtagtagtgggAATTGATGTAGTACTAGTAGTAGGAGTGAatgtggtagtagtagtaggaatGGAAGTGGTGGTAGTAGTGGAAATGGATGTGGTAGTAGTAGTTGGAATGGaggtggtagtagtagtagtaatggATGTAGTAGTTGTAGGAATGAAAGTGGTAGTAGTAGGAGTGGATGTGGTCGTAGTGGTGGGAATAGAAGTGGTAGTAGTAGTAAGATCGGATGTATTAGTAGAAGTAGTAGTAGGCATGGTAGTGGTGGTAGTAGTGGGGATTGAAGTCGTAGTAGTCGTTGGAACggatgtagtagtagtaggaatAGATGTGGCTGTTGTAGTAGTAAGTACAGTGCTAGTAGATGTCGTTAATAAATCTGTAGTAGAAGTAGTAGCAGCCAGGGTAGTTGATGAAATATTTTTGATAGTAGTGTCCTGAGTTGTTGTAGTTGTGGAATCTGGTGTAATTGTACTAGTAGGATCGGTTCTAGGAGTGTCGGTAGTAACAGTTGTAGTTGTAAAAATCGTAGTAGGAGTGGTGGTTGCTTCTGTTGTAGTTGTAAACTCAGTGGTGCTTGTCACCACTGCACTGGTGGTACTGGTAGTAGGTGTTGGTGTTGTGGAGCTAAAAGTTGCATaacaaaaaattgtatttaattaTTAAGATAGATAGTAAAGTAAATCAAAAGTGTTTACACATTAGTTGAGCTATatgatatttttgtttgtttttttttttatcgtAGGACCTGTTCAGAACTTAAGTGTCAAACAAGATTCATTTTCAGTAACATTATTCTTCAAGTCAGCCTTGGCATGCTcatttaaggtgaaacggtactgaatccaaacatggctGGAAAGACTGCGCCGATGTGAGGATATTGCCTCAtatggacgccatttttccagCCATGTTtgaattcagtaccgtttcaccttgaGTTCGATTCGGTTTATTCAACTACACCGCCTCAGGCAATCAAaccatatcaaactttcaaacgAGTTCTCATGTAAAATAATTGTAAGCCTTTCGTATTTGCTGCCTGTTGCTGTTAGCGCTTATTTCAATGGTAACAGAGCAGATATCAGAAATATATAGAATAAAGCCATAAAATACTAATATCATAGCTTTATTAGTTTGACTAGTGTTCCAcacttttttttctcaattttgcaGTTGAATGAACAGAGTTGAACTTAAGGGTCAAGCTTACTTCATAAAGGTAGGATAGCATTCGTTATAACAAACCTTTGCATGTCCGGTGTAGTCGTCATAATGGATGTAGTAGTGGTTGTATCCAGTGCAGTTGTTGTGCATGTTGGACATGACGTAGTTGTGACAGAATTCGGTGTTGTTGTGGTATCCGGCGTAGTTGTACACGTTGGACAGAGTGTAGTAGTACTACATGTCGGGCACAATGTTGTACTTGGGCATGTTGGACACGGTGCGCAACTACAACATGATGGACATGGCGTAATACATCTACATTGACATGGCGTTGTGGGAGTCTTACAGAATTTCCTACGTGGACAATTTTTTCTGTGTATCACAACATACATTCGGTGtgcatttgtttttcttttacatTGTGAAAGGGGAATGCAATTCCCAGATTCTCTGACATATCCCGGGAGGCAAATGCATGTTAACTTTTTAACATCTTGATTAAATCGCATTCTGCAGTCATTGTCGCAAGTTTTTTCACAATTCGGCTGGTTTGGCACAAGCAACTCGTTAATGCTACAAAGTCCTAGGTTTAagttatttcaaaaaattaaagGTTAGAGTATATGATTTGGTGTGAGGAAATGGAAATCAAACCAACACAATATGTTAAAATGTGCAATATATACAATGAGGTAATGAGGACTAATATTAGAAAACTTGCTATCCAAGCAAACATAAGTAGAGTGTCAAAACGCTTCCATTAAACTTTATACGATCATcaatttatttcgaatttttaaaCGAATTCTATGTGCAGGCACGGGAAAAACGTTTACAGCAAGACACTTTTTtccagaaattaaaaaaaattgatggtAGCCATTTGAAAGATAACTATATCCTTCTAGCTGTTTaataaatatttcaatcgtaTTGGTTATAATCCAAATTTGTTACAACACAAGCACATAGTTTACAGATCATGCTTTTTCTTGTGTCAGTgacaccgcccagttagcttcgaggtatgatgctggtctaacaagactTAGTCGTCAacctaacttgagaacggctggatTTAAGAAAAACGCTTAGAtgtgaaaatttgttcaaaattacgcgttgaatttgattttgtttaagttttacaaaaaaaaaaccactttcgatatttttgaaaaatttatctaatttcaaatgtttttttaaattcgaaagtGTGTCCATCGATaactcttcaccagattttagggctTACTTTAAGCtatctttttaaaaaataggCAAATCGGAGATGAAGGTTTTCagaaaattgacattttatgattgttttgaaaagttttttcttcttagattttaaatttgcaataacttgagaacggctgtgcttaaaaaaaaagtttatatgacataatttgttcaaaatgatgcgTAGAATTAGATTTGGtttaacttttacaaaaaactgtaaaatttggatatttttttaaaaacttcttaaatttcaaagatttaaaaaaatccgAAGAAAGGTCCATCGAAAGCTTTTTACCAGATTTAATAATATAGCTATCTttactgccacaaaagacgatcattaagactgttgcAAAGTTAAAGGCCACCTTTAAACGCAATGCCCTTctgacacacaaaaaaaaacaatctttaaaaaATAAGGTAAATCGGAAGCgatggttttgagataattgacattttatgatttttatcatggttttagaCCAacctcaagtttttagtcttgaccttgaaatgcggtcaaatatatttattaatatttttcaaaaaatattaatcatggttttgaaaatttttttctttcagggTAATTCTTtcctgaaaatacacttaatttcttacaagttacaacttttcctttgacgttcttttgatcaaatttttttttgttagattatttagacactttaacagcttgagtcattcgtaacatctgcggggttgggatttgaacccgggtcctcagcATGAGACGCGAGAATATTAGCCACTActccgggactgaccccaatcCAATAAGTGGTTTTCAAGATAtgatacgcccttttgaaaagttactcttgatgaaaaaaatcaagtctagtggaaaatgaattcttgcgtggtatccaacacatcagcaaaatttcattccaatcaaaaatagtcgagtcaaaaatTTTCACCGTTTTGAATTGGAACTGCTCGATAGAGAGATATAGATAGAAGAAGATAATGATAGAGAAAAACAGAGCAGAGGTGAAAATAGAAAGTCAGAATGGGACAGAGATAGAGAGACAGAGACAGCATGCTTTGGATgcgatttatgtaatttttatttttgtttgttcaTTTGTCATGGTAACATTTTAGTTTACAACTTTTTCTCAGGTCAAGGAAAAAACAGTAAAGAAAATATCGAACTCGAATTCAAAAACATAGACAAACATAATTCAAGaacgaaaaaatatttctatcttgaaatttttgtcactaa is part of the Sabethes cyaneus chromosome 2, idSabCyanKW18_F2, whole genome shotgun sequence genome and harbors:
- the LOC128736145 gene encoding mucin-5AC-like, whose protein sequence is MTTTPDMQSSTTPTPTTSTTSAVVTSTTEFTTTTEATTTPTTIFTTTTVTTDTPRTDPTSTITPDSTTTTTQDTTIKNISSTTLAATTSTTDLLTTSTSTVLTTTTATSIPTTTTSVPTTTTTSIPTTTTTTMPTTTSTNTSDLTTTTTSIPTTTTTSTPTTTTFIPTTTTSITTTTTTSIPTTTTTSISTTTTTSIPTTTTTFTPTTSTTSIPTTTTTTFIPTTTTSIPTTTTTSVPTTTTTTTSIPTTTTTSIPTTTTTSISTTTTSIPTTTTTSIPTTTTTSIPTTTTTSTPTTSTTSIPTTTTTSTDPTTSTTSIPITTPTTTNIQQTTTTSTPTTTTDISTSTTTVGTTSATETTSTVSKTTSTTELSTTTSSSTSSTIITTLSVTDTSSTDTTTSPKTTSTTDGYSTSTTTDSLNYKSNNNEYNYSSTNNDNNDATNETMQSASKAHYLSPTVHTNL